One region of Chryseobacterium sp. C-71 genomic DNA includes:
- a CDS encoding TolC family protein, translating to MKKVLMIILGLSGLGLSAQKKWSLRECVDYAVEHNLQVIQNQYSKQIQDVNLKIAQNNYLPSVSANVGNNVSFGQASLGTGSIRNDRFSNNANISADILLYNNGRLEKTVRKTQFDVEASQYDIETIKNDISLQIAQQYLTTLLNKEIVKISQSATENAKKQFDRAKITTDVGTTAQTIVAEAEAAWAREKQNLKTAEINVGRSLFALAQLLQLQDYKDFDVENVEIGEQLSPQLISVDDVLNTAYESQPQIKAAESRIKSALAQTEVTRTAFWPTVTASIGVGSFYNNLLNTNNVGSELFYINERTFFQQYKDNFGQQGGVSINIPIFNKGITKLQVEQSKINESIAKNSLDQQKQTVKQNVQKAQFDVDANYEVYLASVEAEKSTKLAMEFADKSYAAGRTTIYDLNVARNNYANAQGSVEQAKYNYLFSLKLLNFYAGIPLSL from the coding sequence ATGAAAAAAGTTTTGATGATTATTTTAGGATTATCTGGTCTGGGTCTGAGCGCTCAGAAAAAGTGGTCTTTGAGAGAATGTGTAGATTACGCAGTAGAGCATAATCTTCAGGTCATTCAAAATCAATATTCGAAACAAATTCAGGATGTCAATCTGAAAATTGCTCAGAATAATTATCTTCCGTCGGTTTCTGCCAATGTAGGAAACAATGTAAGTTTCGGCCAGGCTTCTTTAGGGACGGGAAGTATCAGAAACGACAGGTTTAGTAACAATGCAAACATTTCGGCAGATATTTTACTTTACAATAACGGAAGACTTGAAAAAACAGTCAGAAAAACCCAGTTTGATGTAGAAGCAAGTCAGTACGATATTGAAACCATAAAAAATGACATTTCTCTTCAGATTGCTCAACAATATTTGACCACTTTATTGAATAAAGAAATCGTGAAGATTTCTCAAAGTGCGACTGAAAACGCCAAAAAGCAATTCGACAGAGCAAAAATAACCACAGATGTCGGTACAACAGCTCAAACAATTGTTGCAGAAGCAGAAGCGGCTTGGGCAAGAGAAAAGCAAAACCTGAAAACTGCCGAAATCAATGTTGGCAGAAGTTTGTTTGCGTTGGCTCAGCTTTTACAATTGCAGGATTACAAAGATTTTGATGTTGAAAACGTAGAAATTGGTGAGCAATTGAGCCCGCAATTGATTTCTGTTGATGATGTTTTAAATACAGCTTACGAAAGCCAGCCCCAAATAAAAGCTGCTGAAAGCAGAATTAAATCTGCCTTGGCTCAGACTGAAGTTACCCGTACTGCTTTTTGGCCAACGGTGACTGCAAGTATCGGAGTTGGAAGTTTTTATAATAATTTATTGAATACCAATAATGTTGGTAGTGAATTATTTTATATTAATGAAAGAACATTTTTCCAGCAATACAAAGACAATTTTGGTCAGCAGGGTGGAGTTTCGATAAACATTCCGATTTTTAATAAAGGAATTACCAAGCTTCAGGTAGAGCAGTCTAAAATCAATGAAAGTATTGCTAAAAATTCTTTAGACCAACAAAAGCAAACGGTAAAACAAAACGTGCAAAAGGCGCAATTTGATGTTGATGCCAATTATGAAGTGTATTTAGCATCCGTTGAAGCAGAAAAAAGTACCAAACTGGCAATGGAATTTGCAGATAAAAGCTATGCGGCAGGTCGTACAACAATTTATGATTTAAATGTTGCCAGAAACAATTACGCAAACGCTCAGGGTTCTGTGGAGCAGGCAAAATATAATTATCTTTTCAGTCTTAAATTATTGAATTTCTATGCAGGAATTCCATTAAGTTTGTAA
- a CDS encoding SprT-like domain-containing protein, whose product MSIQSLEKYLPQNTLNHLRNWFSDHSIHIKITRNRNSKLGDYRKLRDLSHEITINSTLQPQLFFFVLTHELAHLIAFEKFGRRISPHGNEWKHTFRIMLLESLEVYEDDLKPIILKFSKSPKANFMASPDLVKYFHIENLDDDEIYIEQLMKGENFIYRDQKYLLEGLIKKNYLCLNLATGRKYSFKPLARVKKCS is encoded by the coding sequence ATGTCTATTCAGTCTTTAGAAAAATATTTACCTCAAAACACTCTAAATCATTTAAGGAATTGGTTTTCTGATCATTCTATTCACATTAAAATTACAAGAAACCGAAATTCTAAGCTTGGAGATTACAGGAAACTTCGGGATCTTTCTCATGAGATAACGATCAATTCGACATTACAACCACAGCTTTTTTTCTTTGTGCTGACTCACGAGTTGGCGCATTTAATTGCCTTCGAAAAATTTGGAAGAAGAATTTCTCCTCACGGAAATGAATGGAAACATACTTTCAGAATCATGCTTTTGGAAAGTCTGGAAGTATATGAGGATGATTTAAAACCGATTATACTTAAATTTTCTAAATCGCCAAAAGCCAATTTCATGGCAAGCCCGGATTTGGTGAAGTATTTTCATATTGAAAATCTGGATGATGATGAAATTTATATAGAGCAACTTATGAAAGGTGAAAACTTCATTTATCGGGATCAAAAGTATTTATTGGAAGGTCTGATTAAAAAAAACTATCTTTGTCTTAATCTGGCTACAGGAAGGAAGTACTCTTTCAAACCTTTGGCGAGAGTGAAAAAATGTAGTTAA
- a CDS encoding mannose-1-phosphate guanylyltransferase — protein MSKSDKYCVIMAGGIGSRFWPLSTQKFPKQFQDILGTGRTMIQQTYDRISKVIPNDNIFVITNKEYVHLSHQQLPEIPAENVVGEPLMKNTAACNLYMANKIAEVNPDATMIVLPADHLILKEETFLEKVELAFNIASTHDYLVTLGITPTRPDTGYGYIQFVEKKDSDYYKVKTFTEKPMLELAKSFLESGDFLWNAGIFIWNVNSIHKAFEMFLPEMTQQFTACEYNAEAEESCIELIYPKIQKISIDNGILEKAKNVYVIPADLGWSDLGTWTSVFENSERDENDNAVNIKTALTYDSTGNILHVKNNKAVVIDGLKDFIVVDTDKVLLICPREHDQQIKDYVLDLKSLKKGEKYM, from the coding sequence ATGTCAAAATCAGATAAATACTGTGTGATTATGGCGGGAGGAATCGGTAGCAGATTCTGGCCTCTGAGCACACAGAAATTCCCAAAACAATTTCAGGATATTTTAGGAACGGGTCGTACCATGATTCAGCAGACTTATGACAGAATCAGTAAGGTGATTCCTAATGATAATATATTTGTCATTACCAATAAAGAATATGTACACCTTTCTCATCAGCAATTGCCTGAGATTCCTGCAGAAAATGTTGTTGGTGAACCTTTGATGAAAAATACTGCCGCCTGTAATCTTTACATGGCCAACAAAATCGCAGAGGTTAATCCTGATGCGACGATGATAGTGCTTCCTGCAGATCATCTAATCTTAAAAGAAGAAACGTTTTTAGAAAAGGTAGAGTTGGCATTTAACATTGCTTCCACACACGATTATTTGGTGACTTTGGGTATTACGCCTACAAGACCAGATACAGGGTATGGCTATATTCAGTTTGTTGAGAAGAAAGATTCTGATTACTATAAAGTTAAAACTTTCACAGAAAAGCCAATGCTTGAACTCGCTAAAAGCTTTCTGGAAAGTGGTGATTTCCTTTGGAATGCTGGTATTTTTATTTGGAATGTAAATTCAATCCATAAAGCATTTGAAATGTTTCTTCCGGAAATGACTCAACAGTTTACTGCATGCGAATATAATGCTGAAGCTGAGGAAAGCTGTATTGAGCTCATTTATCCGAAGATTCAGAAAATATCTATCGATAACGGGATTTTAGAAAAAGCAAAAAACGTATATGTAATTCCTGCAGATTTGGGCTGGAGCGACCTCGGGACCTGGACTTCAGTTTTTGAAAACAGCGAAAGAGACGAAAACGATAATGCAGTGAACATCAAAACGGCCCTTACTTACGATTCTACAGGCAATATTCTACATGTTAAAAATAATAAAGCGGTCGTCATAGACGGATTGAAGGATTTTATCGTTGTAGATACAGACAAAGTTTTATTGATTTGCCCGAGAGAACATGATCAGCAGATTAAAGACTATGTTTTAGATTTAAAAAGCCTTAAAAAAGGCGAAAAATATATGTAA
- a CDS encoding GNAT family N-acetyltransferase, translated as MSQRKSLSKNENKVYETERLIIRPMSLEDADLILELYNMPNFIKFIGDRNINSLADAENYIKAKFLPQFEKVGFGNYLIELKDGNIKIGGVGIFVREGLDIVDIGFSVLEKFEGKGYMFEAAQKVKSIGMDDFGLTKISAITAKDNFSSQKLIERLGLKFQKYVTLPNEDEELMYYETE; from the coding sequence ATGAGCCAAAGAAAAAGCCTGTCAAAAAACGAAAATAAAGTTTACGAAACGGAAAGATTAATCATTCGTCCGATGTCTTTGGAAGATGCAGATCTTATTTTGGAGCTTTATAATATGCCGAATTTTATTAAGTTTATCGGTGACCGAAACATCAATTCTCTTGCTGATGCTGAAAATTATATAAAAGCTAAATTTCTTCCGCAGTTTGAAAAAGTGGGATTTGGGAATTATTTAATCGAATTAAAAGATGGAAATATCAAAATCGGTGGAGTAGGAATCTTTGTAAGAGAAGGTTTAGATATCGTTGATATTGGCTTTTCTGTTTTGGAAAAATTTGAAGGCAAAGGCTATATGTTTGAGGCTGCTCAAAAAGTAAAATCCATCGGAATGGACGATTTTGGCTTAACGAAAATTTCGGCGATTACTGCAAAAGACAATTTCTCTTCTCAAAAATTAATTGAAAGACTAGGATTAAAATTTCAGAAGTACGTCACACTTCCCAATGAAGATGAAGAGTTAATGTATTATGAAACGGAATAA
- the bcp gene encoding thioredoxin-dependent thiol peroxidase yields MLKVGDKLPNFEGINQDGQAVNSEKLMGKKLVIFFYPQANTPTCTVEACNLSDNYSQLEKAGFQLLGISGDSVKKQKNFHNKFAFPYDLIADENRDIIEKFGVWQEKKTFGKTYMGIVRTTFIFDEKGICTRVIEKVTSKTAAEQILEE; encoded by the coding sequence ATGCTGAAAGTAGGAGATAAATTACCCAATTTTGAAGGAATCAATCAAGATGGACAAGCCGTAAATTCGGAAAAATTAATGGGAAAGAAATTGGTTATTTTCTTTTATCCGCAAGCCAATACTCCGACGTGTACGGTAGAAGCGTGTAACCTCAGCGATAATTATTCTCAGTTGGAAAAAGCAGGATTTCAATTATTGGGAATCAGTGGAGATTCGGTTAAAAAGCAAAAGAATTTTCATAATAAATTTGCGTTTCCTTATGATCTGATTGCGGATGAAAACCGTGATATCATTGAGAAATTCGGGGTTTGGCAGGAAAAGAAGACGTTCGGAAAAACCTATATGGGAATTGTAAGAACCACTTTTATTTTTGATGAAAAAGGAATCTGCACACGAGTGATTGAGAAGGTGACTTCGAAGACTGCGGCTGAGCAGATTTTAGAGGAATAA
- the nth gene encoding endonuclease III: MTKKQRAALVQSELEKLYPQVPIPLDHTDPYTLMVAVALSAQTTDKKVNQVTPELFAVAGTPQRMAKLEEYQIKELIKEIGLSNTKAKNLKRMAELLLERHNGIVPQTYEELEALPGVGHKTASVVMSQGFGFPAFPVDTHIHRLMTQWKLTSGKNVVETEKDAKNLWKEEVWNTLHLQIIFYGREYSPARGKGEKDFITKMMFDK; this comes from the coding sequence ATGACAAAAAAGCAGAGAGCGGCGCTCGTTCAGTCAGAATTAGAGAAATTATATCCGCAAGTTCCTATTCCTTTAGACCACACCGATCCTTACACTTTGATGGTCGCAGTTGCTCTTTCTGCTCAAACAACCGATAAAAAAGTCAATCAGGTTACTCCCGAACTTTTTGCTGTTGCGGGAACACCGCAAAGAATGGCGAAATTGGAAGAGTATCAAATTAAAGAACTCATTAAAGAAATCGGACTTTCCAATACGAAAGCTAAAAACCTGAAAAGAATGGCTGAACTTCTTTTGGAAAGACACAACGGAATAGTGCCACAAACTTACGAAGAATTAGAGGCTCTTCCCGGAGTGGGTCACAAAACTGCTTCTGTAGTCATGAGCCAAGGTTTCGGGTTTCCTGCTTTTCCCGTCGATACACACATTCACAGATTAATGACGCAATGGAAGTTGACTTCCGGAAAAAACGTTGTAGAAACCGAGAAAGATGCTAAAAATCTTTGGAAAGAAGAAGTTTGGAATACGCTCCATCTTCAGATTATTTTCTACGGAAGAGAGTATTCTCCGGCAAGAGGAAAGGGTGAGAAAGATTTCATTACAAAAATGATGTTCGACAAATAA
- a CDS encoding Crp/Fnr family transcriptional regulator has protein sequence MATISFETFFKYVESKSSLILNADEKELLQSAFKTKHLRKKQYLLQEGEVCKYMCFLIKGSGRMYSVNEKGHEHTIRFAIENWWLGDYESYNYLTPSRYNIEVLEDSEVLMIDHSGMQKLIAEIPAIDLMVKNIDQKGTVATQNRIHSSISQSADERYDQLIKSYPEFLNRFPQSLIASYLGISPETLSRIRKNNLKK, from the coding sequence TTGGCAACAATTTCCTTCGAAACGTTTTTTAAGTATGTAGAATCCAAATCTTCATTGATTTTGAATGCGGACGAAAAAGAACTTTTGCAATCTGCCTTCAAGACAAAACATCTGCGCAAAAAGCAATACTTGCTGCAGGAAGGCGAGGTTTGTAAATATATGTGCTTCCTGATAAAAGGATCCGGACGAATGTATTCGGTTAACGAAAAAGGCCACGAACACACTATTCGGTTTGCTATAGAAAACTGGTGGCTTGGAGATTATGAAAGTTATAATTATTTGACACCTTCACGTTACAACATCGAAGTACTGGAAGATTCTGAAGTCCTGATGATTGACCATAGCGGAATGCAAAAACTCATCGCCGAAATACCTGCGATAGATCTGATGGTGAAGAATATAGATCAAAAAGGAACCGTAGCCACTCAAAATCGAATTCATTCTTCGATAAGCCAAAGTGCAGATGAGCGTTACGATCAACTGATCAAATCCTACCCGGAATTTCTGAACCGTTTTCCTCAAAGTCTCATCGCTTCCTATCTCGGAATTTCTCCTGAAACGCTGAGCAGAATCCGAAAAAATAATCTGAAAAAGTAA
- a CDS encoding quinone oxidoreductase: protein MIHQESGVIQIKKQGSPSVLEFVSTIIAEPAANQVVLRQEAIALNFVDIMFRNGTFPLNNFPATIGVEAAGVIEQVGKNVTDFAVGDRVGYFFSLGAYAERRLINASDLIRLPDNVSFDEAASMMAKGLTARMLIKQAYSVKKGDIVLVHAAAGGVGSLVSKWAKALGATVIGTVGSAGKKNYALSHGIDHVVVLDSEDLVKEVNHLTENKGVDVVFDGVGKATFSQSLTLLKNGGTMVLFGSSSGEPAIDKSFLDKNNINLIRPSVGNYLNDAESIKLASEDMFDAFEKGIFGTINPTIYNLRDASKAHQDLESGITKGSVIFHI from the coding sequence ATGATACATCAAGAAAGCGGCGTGATCCAGATCAAAAAACAAGGTTCGCCATCCGTATTAGAATTTGTAAGTACAATAATAGCGGAACCAGCAGCCAATCAGGTGGTTCTTCGTCAGGAAGCCATCGCATTGAATTTTGTCGATATAATGTTTCGCAATGGGACTTTTCCACTTAATAATTTTCCGGCTACAATTGGCGTAGAAGCAGCGGGCGTGATTGAGCAAGTAGGAAAAAATGTTACAGACTTTGCAGTCGGCGATCGGGTTGGTTATTTCTTTTCTTTAGGAGCTTATGCTGAAAGAAGATTGATCAACGCATCCGACTTGATCAGATTGCCGGATAATGTGTCATTCGACGAAGCAGCATCGATGATGGCGAAAGGTTTGACGGCAAGAATGCTCATCAAGCAAGCTTATTCTGTTAAAAAAGGAGATATTGTTCTGGTTCACGCAGCGGCAGGCGGCGTGGGCTCGCTCGTAAGCAAATGGGCAAAAGCACTGGGAGCAACGGTTATCGGAACTGTCGGAAGTGCGGGTAAGAAAAATTACGCCTTAAGCCACGGAATAGATCACGTTGTGGTTCTTGATTCTGAAGATCTGGTAAAAGAAGTAAATCATCTTACAGAAAACAAAGGGGTGGATGTTGTATTCGACGGTGTTGGAAAAGCGACTTTCAGCCAGTCTCTCACGCTTCTCAAAAACGGCGGAACAATGGTGCTTTTTGGTTCATCTTCGGGAGAACCTGCTATTGATAAATCGTTTTTAGACAAAAATAATATCAATCTCATCCGTCCTTCAGTTGGTAATTATCTTAATGATGCCGAAAGTATAAAACTGGCTTCCGAAGATATGTTCGACGCATTTGAAAAAGGAATTTTTGGAACCATCAATCCTACAATTTATAACCTGAGGGACGCTTCAAAAGCACATCAGGATTTGGAATCCGGAATCACTAAAGGTTCTGTCATTTTTCATATTTAA
- a CDS encoding SDR family NAD(P)-dependent oxidoreductase: MSKLKNKTAFVTGGSRGIGAGIVRQLAAEGANVIFTYVNSEEKAQALVEEVKLLGVKAKAVKADTGGKDSIDFAIKEASEWGIDILVNSAGLFVTGEIDKENDLQKLQQQWEVNVHGVVHTVRNILPFMKNGGRIISIGSTGASRSPYPGIGDYAATKAALAAYTRSWARDLGSRNITVNIIQPGLINTDMNPADGAFSSQMLQSVALGHYGEPKDIGMAVAFLASDEARYITGVTLNVDGGQTT; this comes from the coding sequence ATGTCTAAATTAAAAAACAAAACAGCCTTCGTAACTGGTGGGAGCCGTGGTATTGGCGCAGGAATCGTAAGACAGCTTGCCGCTGAAGGTGCAAATGTGATTTTCACATATGTGAATTCTGAAGAAAAAGCACAGGCACTTGTAGAAGAAGTAAAATTATTGGGTGTAAAAGCAAAAGCTGTAAAGGCAGATACCGGAGGTAAGGACTCAATAGATTTTGCCATCAAAGAAGCCTCTGAATGGGGAATTGACATTCTGGTCAACAGTGCTGGATTATTTGTGACCGGGGAAATTGACAAAGAGAATGATCTTCAAAAGCTACAGCAGCAATGGGAAGTCAACGTTCACGGAGTTGTTCATACGGTACGTAACATTTTACCTTTTATGAAAAATGGCGGAAGAATTATTTCCATCGGCTCGACAGGTGCAAGCCGTTCCCCTTATCCGGGGATCGGAGATTATGCCGCAACAAAAGCTGCTCTTGCAGCCTACACACGTAGCTGGGCAAGAGATCTGGGCAGTAGAAATATTACTGTAAATATTATTCAGCCAGGTCTCATTAATACTGATATGAATCCGGCTGACGGAGCTTTCAGCTCGCAAATGTTACAATCTGTAGCTTTGGGGCATTACGGAGAACCAAAAGATATCGGAATGGCTGTTGCGTTTCTGGCAAGTGATGAAGCTCGTTACATTACCGGCGTGACGTTGAATGTGGATGGTGGACAGACTACCTAA
- a CDS encoding DinB family protein has protein sequence MIAESLQSLYTRDLNKLKTEIESYQNEKAIWKIDKNILNSGGNLCLHLVGNLNHFFGAILGNSGYVRNREEEFSLKNISRTELIKQVEETLNVVISALDQLSKEDLAKNYPIEPLGYTMTTEYFLIHLFGHLSYHLGQINYHRRLLDFQ, from the coding sequence ATGATAGCAGAATCTTTACAATCACTTTACACAAGAGATTTAAATAAATTAAAAACAGAAATTGAATCTTACCAAAACGAAAAAGCAATTTGGAAAATTGATAAAAACATTTTAAATTCCGGAGGAAATCTTTGCCTTCATTTGGTTGGAAATCTTAATCATTTTTTCGGAGCAATCTTAGGAAATTCAGGATATGTAAGAAATCGTGAAGAGGAATTTTCATTAAAAAATATATCGAGAACTGAACTGATAAAACAAGTTGAGGAAACTTTAAACGTAGTTATTTCAGCACTTGATCAACTTTCTAAAGAAGATTTGGCGAAAAATTATCCTATTGAACCATTAGGATATACAATGACAACAGAATATTTTCTGATTCACTTGTTTGGACATTTGAGTTATCATTTGGGGCAGATCAATTATCACAGAAGATTGTTGGATTTTCAATAG
- a CDS encoding DUF885 family protein, producing MKNIISKAVLGLGLIVSLASCRKTDSPLTKITPTNLDSIAANYYEQYLKLYPLEATSQGDLRYNDQLPINIDKDFISGEIAFYHSVQTQLENVDYKALSDEDKVVYDVLDFTLKDKTEKYSYHPEYIPFSQFEGLPLNFPLYGSGQGSQPFNTEKDYEDWLRRMEKFPEWMNAATENFREGITNKIVLPRKLVIKMIPQMKAEEIITSDFDKNIFSGPIKNFPKNFTAEQKEKFTKLYKDAVAKNIIPAYTKMGEFLEKEYLPKSRETDGYNSLPKGEGIYKYYVKSWTTTNKTPDEINKIGQHQVAMLRAEMEKVKQQVGFTGSLEEFINSVKTDQKAMPYKTSKEVLDGFNGILAKITPKLKTMFSVTPKTKFEIRQTEKFREASASAEYIQGTPDGKRPGIFYMPLPDPSKFNVTSGMESLFLHEAIPGHHYQVSLQQENIKLPKFMRFGWFGAYGEGWAHYCETLGPEFGLYTDPYQKMGYLSDQMLRAVRLVVDTGIHTGKMTREEAITYFLSNIAYDEAGATAEVERYMAMPGQALGYKIGSLRIRELRDQYQKQLGNKFNLAKFHDELLSQGCLPLDVLNRKMELWAKKQK from the coding sequence ATGAAAAACATCATATCAAAAGCTGTACTGGGATTAGGTTTAATAGTAAGTCTTGCTTCTTGCAGAAAAACCGACTCACCTCTAACCAAAATTACCCCAACCAATCTGGATTCTATTGCTGCAAACTATTACGAGCAGTATTTAAAATTATATCCTTTGGAAGCCACTTCGCAGGGAGATTTGAGATATAACGACCAATTGCCAATTAACATTGACAAAGATTTTATTTCGGGTGAAATTGCTTTTTACCATTCCGTACAAACTCAGCTTGAAAATGTTGATTACAAAGCTCTTTCAGATGAAGACAAAGTAGTTTATGATGTTTTGGATTTTACTTTAAAAGATAAAACTGAAAAATATAGCTATCATCCGGAATATATTCCTTTTTCTCAATTTGAAGGTTTACCGTTAAATTTCCCTCTGTACGGAAGCGGACAGGGAAGCCAACCTTTCAATACCGAAAAGGATTATGAAGACTGGTTAAGAAGAATGGAGAAATTTCCGGAATGGATGAACGCTGCTACAGAAAACTTCCGTGAAGGAATAACCAATAAAATCGTCCTTCCGAGAAAGCTTGTTATCAAAATGATTCCACAGATGAAAGCGGAAGAAATCATCACATCTGATTTTGATAAAAACATATTCTCCGGACCAATAAAAAATTTCCCGAAAAATTTTACTGCTGAACAGAAAGAAAAATTCACTAAACTTTATAAAGATGCCGTTGCTAAAAACATCATCCCGGCCTACACAAAAATGGGCGAATTTCTGGAGAAAGAATACTTGCCTAAATCCAGAGAAACAGACGGTTACAACAGTCTTCCAAAAGGAGAAGGCATTTACAAATATTATGTAAAAAGCTGGACAACTACCAACAAAACTCCGGACGAAATCAACAAAATCGGACAACATCAGGTTGCAATGCTTCGTGCCGAAATGGAAAAAGTAAAACAGCAGGTTGGTTTTACCGGAAGTCTGGAAGAATTTATCAATTCGGTAAAAACAGATCAAAAAGCTATGCCTTACAAAACCTCGAAAGAAGTTTTAGATGGTTTTAATGGAATTTTAGCGAAGATAACTCCGAAGCTGAAAACGATGTTCAGTGTAACGCCAAAAACTAAATTTGAAATCAGACAAACCGAAAAATTCAGAGAAGCAAGTGCGAGTGCAGAATACATACAAGGAACTCCAGACGGAAAAAGACCGGGGATTTTCTACATGCCACTTCCCGACCCTTCAAAATTCAACGTTACTTCAGGAATGGAATCTCTTTTTTTACATGAAGCCATTCCGGGACATCATTATCAGGTTTCTCTGCAGCAGGAAAACATAAAACTTCCTAAATTTATGCGATTCGGCTGGTTTGGAGCTTATGGTGAAGGCTGGGCACACTATTGTGAAACTTTAGGGCCTGAATTTGGATTATACACAGATCCCTACCAAAAAATGGGATATTTAAGCGATCAAATGTTGAGAGCAGTTCGTCTGGTAGTTGACACAGGAATTCACACCGGAAAAATGACGAGAGAAGAAGCAATTACTTATTTCCTAAGCAACATTGCTTACGACGAGGCAGGAGCAACTGCTGAAGTGGAAAGATATATGGCAATGCCTGGGCAGGCTTTGGGCTATAAAATCGGTTCTTTGAGAATCCGTGAACTGAGAGATCAATATCAAAAGCAGCTTGGAAATAAATTTAATCTTGCAAAATTCCATGATGAACTTTTAAGCCAAGGTTGTCTTCCGCTTGATGTTTTGAATAGGAAGATGGAGCTTTGGGCGAAGAAGCAGAAGTAA
- a CDS encoding MotA/TolQ/ExbB proton channel family protein, with protein MLLTELTQILFAQVAVPTVPVEKLEFSFWDILFHGGAFAKIVMAIVLALGVFSVYLFFERFFYIRRMTTKTDSNFMNNIEDFIRDGKIDAAADYCKTQNSPESRILEKGISRLGRPVSDIVSAMESQAQIEVANMEKNLNLLAVVPSIAPMLGLLGTVIGMIIAFFDLSHAEGAFSPKTLSEGIYTALGQTAVGLAVAIPANFFYNILLTRIDKFVLRTQNVSGEFLDLINKPL; from the coding sequence ATGCTGTTAACGGAACTTACTCAGATTTTATTTGCACAGGTCGCTGTACCTACAGTGCCTGTTGAAAAACTTGAATTTTCATTTTGGGACATCCTGTTTCATGGCGGTGCTTTTGCTAAAATAGTAATGGCAATCGTTTTGGCTTTGGGTGTTTTCTCAGTGTATCTTTTCTTTGAAAGATTTTTCTATATCAGAAGAATGACTACAAAGACAGATTCAAACTTCATGAATAACATCGAAGATTTCATCAGAGACGGGAAAATTGATGCGGCAGCAGATTATTGCAAAACACAAAACTCTCCGGAATCAAGAATTTTAGAAAAAGGAATTTCAAGATTGGGAAGACCTGTTTCAGATATTGTAAGCGCAATGGAATCTCAGGCTCAAATTGAAGTGGCCAATATGGAAAAAAACCTGAATCTTTTGGCTGTTGTTCCAAGTATTGCGCCGATGTTAGGACTTTTGGGGACGGTTATCGGGATGATCATTGCTTTCTTTGATTTGTCGCATGCTGAAGGAGCCTTTTCTCCAAAAACATTGTCTGAAGGTATTTATACAGCATTGGGACAAACGGCAGTTGGTTTGGCAGTGGCAATTCCGGCAAACTTTTTCTATAATATTTTGCTGACAAGAATCGATAAGTTTGTTTTGAGAACGCAGAATGTTTCGGGAGAATTTTTAGATTTAATTAATAAACCTTTGTAA
- a CDS encoding biopolymer transporter ExbD, with translation MKIQRRNKAHPEFSLAAMTDVILLMLIFFMITSSAANQSAIDVKLPQTGSVEDNIPNPMTVSVKRDGSYYVDDKPVARELVEQTIVSDLNSKSAKSFTIRADESTMHKDVVFLMEIAEKHKLNIAIATVKE, from the coding sequence ATGAAAATTCAAAGAAGAAATAAAGCACATCCGGAATTCAGCTTAGCGGCGATGACCGACGTTATTTTGTTGATGTTGATCTTTTTTATGATCACCTCTTCGGCAGCTAATCAAAGTGCTATTGATGTAAAACTTCCTCAAACGGGAAGTGTGGAAGACAATATTCCGAATCCGATGACGGTAAGCGTAAAACGGGACGGTTCATATTATGTGGATGACAAACCTGTTGCGAGAGAATTGGTAGAGCAAACGATTGTGAGTGATCTTAACAGTAAATCTGCAAAGTCATTTACCATCAGAGCAGACGAAAGTACTATGCATAAAGACGTGGTTTTTTTAATGGAGATTGCAGAAAAGCATAAATTGAATATTGCCATTGCAACGGTAAAAGAATAA